The Populus alba chromosome 6, ASM523922v2, whole genome shotgun sequence genome contains a region encoding:
- the LOC118050281 gene encoding uncharacterized protein isoform X2: MQLCGLLPPWISHLFACMGGCFGCCAKPPTISEADATSKGLRGQERLVKKYSMSDDFWSTSTGEMENSAVHSQGSLSSISTLNQPLDPCCNAGSTSNPPEFINRGLLLWNQTRQQWLGNKKTQNRTQVREPMISWNATYESLLGSNRPFSRPVPLAEMVDFLVDVWEQEGLYD, encoded by the exons ATGCAATTGTGTGGACTCCTTCCTCCCTGGATCTCTCATCTTTTTGCATGCATGGG AGGTTGTTTTGGATGCTGTGCTAAACCCCCAACCATTAGTGAGGCTGATGCAACATCAAAGGGACTGAGAGGTCAAGAACGATTAGTAAAAAAGTATAGCATGTCGGATGATTTCTGGAGCACTAGTACAGGTGAAATGGAGAATAGCGCGGTGCATTCCCAGGGAAGCCTTTCATCAATTAGCACATTAAACCAGCCGCTTGATCCCTGCTGTAATGCTGGAAGCACTAGCAACCCTCCTGAATTTATTAATCGTG GTCTTCTTCTCTGGAATCAAACAAGGCAGCAATGgcttggaaataaaaaaactcagaaCAGGACTCAAGTTCGAGAGCCCATGATAAG TTGGAATGCCACCTATGAGAGTCTACTCGGGAGTAACAGGCCTTTTTCTCGACCTGTCCCTCTTGCT GAAATGGTGGATTTTCTTGTTGATGTCTGGGAACAGGAAGGCTTGTATGACTGA
- the LOC118050281 gene encoding uncharacterized protein isoform X1, translated as MHGVTGFARSMVMHFKYTSFIVFRILPGLVFVLIIRGCFGCCAKPPTISEADATSKGLRGQERLVKKYSMSDDFWSTSTGEMENSAVHSQGSLSSISTLNQPLDPCCNAGSTSNPPEFINRGLLLWNQTRQQWLGNKKTQNRTQVREPMISWNATYESLLGSNRPFSRPVPLAEMVDFLVDVWEQEGLYD; from the exons ATGCATGGG GTTACTGGGTTTGCAAGATCAATGGTCATGCATTTCAAATATacaagttttattgtttttagaattCTACCTGGGTTGGTATTTGTGCTCATCATCAG AGGTTGTTTTGGATGCTGTGCTAAACCCCCAACCATTAGTGAGGCTGATGCAACATCAAAGGGACTGAGAGGTCAAGAACGATTAGTAAAAAAGTATAGCATGTCGGATGATTTCTGGAGCACTAGTACAGGTGAAATGGAGAATAGCGCGGTGCATTCCCAGGGAAGCCTTTCATCAATTAGCACATTAAACCAGCCGCTTGATCCCTGCTGTAATGCTGGAAGCACTAGCAACCCTCCTGAATTTATTAATCGTG GTCTTCTTCTCTGGAATCAAACAAGGCAGCAATGgcttggaaataaaaaaactcagaaCAGGACTCAAGTTCGAGAGCCCATGATAAG TTGGAATGCCACCTATGAGAGTCTACTCGGGAGTAACAGGCCTTTTTCTCGACCTGTCCCTCTTGCT GAAATGGTGGATTTTCTTGTTGATGTCTGGGAACAGGAAGGCTTGTATGACTGA
- the LOC118050281 gene encoding uncharacterized protein isoform X3 — MHGSRGCFGCCAKPPTISEADATSKGLRGQERLVKKYSMSDDFWSTSTGEMENSAVHSQGSLSSISTLNQPLDPCCNAGSTSNPPEFINRGLLLWNQTRQQWLGNKKTQNRTQVREPMISWNATYESLLGSNRPFSRPVPLAEMVDFLVDVWEQEGLYD; from the exons ATGCATGGG AGCAGAGGTTGTTTTGGATGCTGTGCTAAACCCCCAACCATTAGTGAGGCTGATGCAACATCAAAGGGACTGAGAGGTCAAGAACGATTAGTAAAAAAGTATAGCATGTCGGATGATTTCTGGAGCACTAGTACAGGTGAAATGGAGAATAGCGCGGTGCATTCCCAGGGAAGCCTTTCATCAATTAGCACATTAAACCAGCCGCTTGATCCCTGCTGTAATGCTGGAAGCACTAGCAACCCTCCTGAATTTATTAATCGTG GTCTTCTTCTCTGGAATCAAACAAGGCAGCAATGgcttggaaataaaaaaactcagaaCAGGACTCAAGTTCGAGAGCCCATGATAAG TTGGAATGCCACCTATGAGAGTCTACTCGGGAGTAACAGGCCTTTTTCTCGACCTGTCCCTCTTGCT GAAATGGTGGATTTTCTTGTTGATGTCTGGGAACAGGAAGGCTTGTATGACTGA